Proteins encoded within one genomic window of Episyrphus balteatus chromosome 1, idEpiBalt1.1, whole genome shotgun sequence:
- the LOC129905369 gene encoding transducin beta-like protein 3, translated as MATNIKLKEAFEAESQFGAFYTGGIVAWTSSGDEFLCQDVGKINVINIDSGNIVNSIGEEKSADVDEDVVYTFALSADDEHVLTAHKSGLLKMWEKKTGTLEKMWKSAHKGPVARLAFRSRGNVVASGGSDASIRIWDYERKTCLCAFRDSQGVVALVVFHPDIENNLVFGSGDDNKINCWDYATRTHKVTFTGHYSKVTALSFDTDSKIMASVSRDKVLILWNIETGAQIKVLPLYEGLEGVCILPKTLILPNGFDLAAAENKDKTFAAVAGENGYIRVWNCSDAKNIYTQTNSSVSKASEDGGLAVTQLLQCNKTNQLAMVTADHNIIVHNTSTFHCAKQLIGFSDEILDVCFVGKNSRFLAVATNSSDIKFYDTSNMNCSILKGHSDIVLALSSHKNFLLSSSKDNTIRIWEMDSGSFTVKCVAKGTKHTSSVGSVAFGKMSHTICASASQDTCLKVWEVPKTFSNNSSDEVDLHSLVCTNTAIAHEKDVNCVAISPNDLIVATASQDKTAKLWDSKTLSLLGVLRGHRRGVWCVRFSPIDQILLTTSADCSLRMWSLTDMTCLKTIEGHESSVLRAEFISKGMQLVSAGGDGLIKLWNIKNSECTLTLDKHEARIWTLAVAHGETHFFSGGADSKLIRWKDVTEEKKLAEIQERQEMAAQEQELNNLIAQKKMLKALRLALKLEKPYLTLKIINTVIKNGESGLPDTIKSLNELHKESLMRHAVSWNTNSRNCRPAQLVLNILINLVLANEFKPSGMGKMIEETLPYTERHFKRMTEYLKDLKFIEFTLKCMQPHGGMEVDVVDK; from the exons atgGCAACTAATATTAAACTTAAAGAAGC TTTCGAAGCTGAATCCCAATTTGGTGCATTCTATACTGGAGGAATCGTAGCTTGGACATCGAGTGGTGATGAATTCCTTTGTCAAGATGTTGGCAAAATCAATGTCATTAATATCGATAGTGGTAATATAGTTAATTCAATTGGCGAAGAAAAATCTGCTGATGTAGATGAAGATGTTGTTTATACATTCGCTTTGAGCGCCGATGACGAACATGTCCTAACCGCTCACAAAAGTGGTCTATTGAAAATGTGGGAAAAGAAAACTGGCACATTAGAGAAAATGTGGAAAAGTGCCCATAAAGGTCCAGTTGCTAGATTAGCATTTCGTAGTCGAGGAAATGTCGTTGCTTCTGGTGGATCAGATGCATCAATTCGAATCTGGGACTATGAACGAAAGACATGTTTGTGTGCTTTTCGTGATAGTCAAGGGGTGGTAGCTCTTGTGGTCTTCCATCCAGATATCGAGAATAATTTGGTATTTGGTTCGGGAGATGACAACAAAATTAACTGTTGGGATTACGCCACAAGAACCCACAAAGTCACTTTCACTGGTCATTATTCAAAAGTTACAGCTTTGTCTTTTGACACAGATTCAAAGATCATGGCTTCTGTTAGTAGAGATAAGGTTTTGATTCTATGGAACATTGAAACCGGGGCACAGATAAAGGTTCTTCCTTTATATGAAGGTCTTGAGGGAGTTTGTATTCTCCCCAAAACTCTGATACTTCCAAACGGATTCGATCTAGCTGCTGCAGAGAATAAAGACAAAACATTCGCTGCAGTAGCTGGAGAGAATGGTTATATCCGGGTTTGGAATTGTTCAGATGCTAAGAATATCTACACTCAGACCAATAGTTCGGTTTCCAAAGCTTCCGAAGATGGTGGTTTAGCTGTTACTCAACTTCTCCAATgcaacaaaaccaatcaattGGCAATGGTAACTGCCGATCACAATATCATTGTCCACAACACCTCGACGTTTCACTGTGCCAAACAGTTGATTGGTTTCAGTGATGAAATACTTGATGTTTGCTTTGTGGGGAAGAACTCACGGTTCTTGGCTGTGGCAACAAACAGTTCAGATATTAAATTCTATGACACATCCAATATGAACTGTTCAATTTTGAAAGGACACTCAGATATTGTCCTGGCATTATcttcacataaaaactttttactaTCCTCATCGAAAGACAACACAATCAGAATCTGGGAGATGGATTCTGGATCATTTACAGTTAAATGTGTTGCAAAGGGGACAAAGCACACGTCGAGTGTGGGATCAGTAGCGTTTGGTAAAATGTCGCATACAATTTGTGCTTCAGCAAGTCAAGATACTTGCCTCAAAGTTTGGGAAGTACCCAAGACATTCAGTAATAATTCCTCAGATGAAGTTGATTTGCATTCTTTGGTGTGCACAAACACAGCCATTGCCCATGAAAAAGACGTAAATTGCGTGGCCATTTCACCAAACGATTTAATTGTTGCCACAGCATCGCAGGATAAAACTGCAAAACTCTGGGACAGTAAAACCTTGTCGCTTTTGGGAGTTTTGCGTGGACATCGTCGAGGAGTTTGGTGTGTTCGTTTTTCACCAATCGATCAAATACTTCTGACCACTTCGGCTGATTGTAGTCTTCGGATGTGGTCACTCACCGATATGACTTGTTTGAAGACCATCGAAGGTCATGAGAGTTCAGTTTTGCGGGCGGAATTCATATCCAAAGGAATGCAATTGGTCTCGGCTGGTGGGGATGGTCTTATCAAATTGTGGAATATTAAAAATAGCGAGTGTACCTTGACTTTGGACAAACACGAAGCTCGGATATGGACATTGGCAGTGGCTCATGGTGAGACACATTTCTTTAGTGGAGGAGCTGATTCAAAGTTGATACGATGGAAAGATGTGACCGAGGAGAAGAAACTGGCTGAAATTCAAGAGCGTCAAGAAATGGCTGCTCAAGAGCAAGAACTGAACAATTTAATAGCCCAAAAGAAAATGTTGAAAGCTCTACGATTGGCTTTGAAGCTGGAGAAACCTTATTTGACATTGAAAATTATCAATACAGTTATTAAGAACGGAGAATCTGGTTTGCCGGATACCATCAAGAGTTTAAATGAACTTCATAAAGAGAGTTTAATGCGACATGCAGTATCGTGGAATACAAATAGTAGAAATTGTCGACCAGCACAACTTGTTTTGAATATATTGATTAATTTGGTTTTAGCTAACGAATTTAAGCCATCGGGAATGGGAAAGATGATTGAAGAGACATTACCTTATACGGAGAGGCATTTTAAGCGAATGACAGAGTATTTGAAAGATTTGAAATTTATTGAGTTTACACTTAAATGTATGCAGCCTCATGGTGGTATGGAAGTCGATGTTgtagataaataa
- the LOC129905377 gene encoding transmembrane protein 186, with translation MIQRINTIKLFKNLYTPKLNSSVVRYATTDKSLQHTDTENWSEIYRLPLIRLASAFNKMKIYQAIVTAAGTPAVLALEQAGHLAPNFGFVFGTLGVTGVITLSLCSLPVNKLIGFIYMNEDNDKVKLGYVDFWGRRKHHVLNIEDILTPWEIPERRINLYQPVTNREDESQSFKLLQRFGLVRDAERFIRVFGDGYA, from the exons atgattcaaagaataaatacaattaaactatttaaaaatctCTACACACCCAAACTAAATTCATCAGTTGTCAGATATGCTACCACCGATAAATCACTACAACACACTGACACAGAAAACTGGTCAGAAATCTACCGATTACCTTTGATCCGGCTAGCTTCAGCttttaacaaaatgaaaatatatcaaGCTATTGTAACAGCTGCTGGTACACCTGCTGTCTTAGCTCTAGAACAAGCGGGACACTTGGCTCCAAATTTTGGATTTGTATTTGGTACTTTAG GAGTAACTGGAGTAATAACATTAAGTTTATGCAGTTTGCCAGTTAATAAATTAATCGGATTTATTTATATGAACGAAGATAATGACAAAGTCAAACTGGGTTATGTCGACTTTTGGGGCAGAAGGAAACAtcatgttttaaatattgaagaTATCTTAACGCCCTGGGAAATACCCGAACGAAGAATCAATCTCTATCAACCAGTTACAAACCGTGAGGATGAATCACAGTCATTTAAACTACTCCAAAGATTTGGATTAGTTCGTGATGCTGAAAGATTCATAAGAGTTTTTGGAGATGGTTATgcttaa
- the LOC129905378 gene encoding 28S ribosomal protein S7, mitochondrial codes for MLRSITSLAITRLPTVIAVQHMSVYPPTYIDPVFKKEKQSFLRETGETLKLAHMPIKPARNNDTSSVFHDDILSKFTNYVMRKGKKVLARDLIDRTFENIKRIQLERYNLAEDPEEKSKIETNPLKILHMGIENCRPLLQLTPIKRGGVTYQVPVPVTTKRSYFLSMNWLIESAQEKEKSVHFPEKLAWELLDAASGQGRVVKKKQDLHKQAEANRAYAHYRWS; via the exons ATGTTACGAAGTATTACTTCCTTAGCCATTACCAG GCTACCGACAGTAATTGCCGTACAACACATGTCCGTCTATCCACCGACCTACATTGATCCTGTCttcaaaaaggaaaaacaaTCATTCCTCCGTGAAACTGGAGAAACATTAAAATTGGCTCATATGCCAATCAAACCAGCTCGTAATAATGATACCTCGTCGGTGTTTCATGATGATATTTTGAGCAAATTTACAAATTACGTAATGCGCAAAGGAAAAAAGGTCCTGGCGCGTGATTTGATTGATAGGACTTTTGAGAATATCAAACGAATTCAATTGGAACGTTATAATCTGGCTGAAGATCCAGAAGAAAAGTCAAAGATTGAAACTAATCCATTGAAGATCTTGCATATGGGAATTGAGAATTGTCGTCCACTTTTACAGTTGACACCGATTAAAAGAGGTGGTGTCACTTATCAAGTCCCTGTGCCAGTTACCACCAAGAGATCTTACTTCCTTTCTATGAATTGGTTGATTGAGTCTGCTCAAGAGAAAGAGAAGAGTGTTCATTTTCCCGAGAAGTTGGCTTGGGAGTTGCTAGACGCTGCTTCCGGACAAGGTCGTGTGGTGAAGAAGAAGCAAGATCTTCATAAGCAAGCCGAGGCAAATCGTGCTTATGCTCATTATAGATGGAGTTAG